TCAGAATCCATTGATTACAGACACCAAAAAAAGCAATATCTCTGAACCAAGTTTCACTACTTCTTACTTCACTGCTATATGGCAAACTAATTCTACTAAAACCATAGTTTTCGAGATAAAATATTAAATAGCAAGTTAACCAAAAAGGAACAATGACATGTTAAGAATCATGACATAGAGGATCTACAAATACATAACAAACATAAAGAAACTCTTCTCAGGAccgaataataataaaaataataaagaaacaaatataaatagataaaaaaaacaTCTTAAAACAAGTTTTAGTTCAAATATtcatagagaacaactagcatctCTACATTAGAAAATAAAAGCTCATAAATAATGTTCAAAATTTAATAAGCAAAACATGGTTCAGGATTCATTTCCTTGTTTCCTTAATCTAATATGAAGTTCATTCATGTACAATTGTGAAGACAATATTACAAGTTGCCTTTAGAAATAGTAGATTTTTCTGAGAGTAGGTCCAGAATGATTACAAGATCAGATTCCTATAACATGCTTATTTCTCCCATAAGGAGCTTCCCAGAACCTACATCAAAATTCACCTATATACAGGATTTCATTTAAAATGATAGATAAAATAACAAGACAATGCAGCACGTATCTCAAAATGAAAAAACGCCCTGCAACAATTTGAACTTCAAagataatgaaaataaaaataaaaacaaaatcaTAATCTATAAGTCTTCGAGTCATAGAGAATCCACACTCATGACAAAGAAAGGAAACAATTCCAATGGGCTTGGTGGACAAACGTTGCAACTACAAACCAGAATATACAGAACTGAAAACaataacagagagagagagagagaggacacaGAAGTCTGAATATTACATTTGTAATATTGAATGATACATAAGACAGCTTTTATCACGAAAGACATGCAGATTAGGGGAAATAGAAAAAACAAGCAAGTGTTTAGAGTAATACCTGATATCAATGGCCATGGCATCAGAACTAGCTCCTTTCTGGGCCAGGGAATAACCAGGTGAATAAACCTGTTAAattaaagaaatgaaaaaaaaaaatttttggtaagAAATTTATTAACATGAGAGTTTTCTATGATGATTTTAAAAACTGTAATATATTTTTCTAGGTTTATAATGAGCTTAcatttattttatcataatttaaaagcaaaacttaagaaattaaaaaaaaaaatagagtaattAGTCCAATAAGTAAATATTAACTTTGTAAGCCCATCTTTATTTTGTTGGAGGCACTAAATTGCATATAAACTGCTGCACAAGTCACTACAATAGACATGATGTTAAAAAAGAGAGCAATATAAAAAGGAAAAATTACAGCACTCACTATAAGAACAATTCCACAAGAAATTCACAAAAACTTTGAAGCAGCATGGCTACAGCTAATGCACCATTTATAGTCATTCATTTTAAATAACAATTAAATCCAGCAtcttaaccaaattttaaatttagccTTCCAACTTGATTCTGTAGAGTTTACTAGCtacaagaaaagaaggaaaatttGAACGTCAAAGGATCAAGTTTCATAGGCCTTGAAGTTGTAATAAATacttatatcatcaaaattacaATTACTTGCAAACATCTGGCCTATGAAACTTATATCTATTTCCTTCCAAGGCCAAAGAGATATAGAGATATAGGTAGCTTACAATTACAAAGCCAGATGTTTGCAAGGCCTTGGACTATAAATATACTCATATTTATTTCCTTCCAAGGCCAAGGATGGAGATATGGAGCAACTTACAATTACTTGCAAACATTTGGCCTAGAATACTTTACAGTCATTCTtttaagaaggaaaaaaataccaCTAGTAGAAAGCTTAAAAAAATACAAGATATAATCGCATGTCACACATCAACACACAGAGATAGACAGAAAGACAGAGAGATATAGAGAAGCTTATAACGCAACCTGGTTGCAGATTTCACAAGTTATATCCCCCTTTTTATTGCACCATCTCTGAATACATTTCCTATGGGCAAACTGCAATCCAAAGAAGCGACATCATTTAATCAACAGGTTACAGATTCCCAATCTTTGAAcataaacaaacaaaagaaataaCAAGCATATGGTACCTATATCCTAAAAGAATACTCATTAAAACTCATCATGGATGATTTAACAACAGTAGTCATACATATGCTCATGCACAGACACATGCAACAAGCATGTACTAAAAAGTTTCAAAAAGGATGGCCATGGCGCATATGCACAGGCGCGTGCACACACATATAGAGGACTTTTACTAGTCTCaagtgaaaaataatttgaaatataaCACCATAACTTTAAACCGCAAATGCAACAGCAGTGGCTTACCATATACAAAAATGATGGCAAATTCAGCATTAATGCATAGTATATCACAGCATATAATTTTCAGAGAAGGTCCAAAAAAGATGATAAGACAATTTTCGAAAAGTCATAAACCCTGAAAAGTTTGCTGCCTCTTCATTAAAAGGAAAGGATATGCATAACCATAATTGAAATCACTACGCTTAGTCCCAACTTAATACCCAAAAAGAATATCACTTAGTTTGTCATTCTTCTATAATCCTACCCAATTACATCTCATCTCAaatcaataaaaaagaaaatagtCTAATTTTTCACCAATGCCCCAAGCAACTACTTACTTAAGATTGTTAGGTTACTCGGACCCTTTGGTTCACCCTAGTGTACTCATATTGACATGATACAGCATGAATGACAGTACAATGTGGGTATGAGTGTGCAAGAAGAAATTCTTACATAATAGAAGGATCTGACACTAAAATGCACTCAAACTCAAAACTTCCATCCGAGCCCATGCAAAACAGGCACATCAATGTTAAAAGACCATTGTCATTTTTCTTGGTTAATAGTGTTAGACCAATGGTCCTAAGTATTCTACATATAATATGGCAGaattatagtttttattttaattatttgacaTATTCCCCATTTGGCATATTGCTTATCTAAAACTCAACAAAAaggctaattttttttcttgcttcaAGCAATAAATAATCCCTACAAACATACAGCATAGAGATGAGCTAACTTTGTTAGCAGGCTTTAATACAAAATTGTAACATCTCTAATACAAAATCCagctgaaaataaaatttattaacaatTTCAAAAACCAATCATGGAAACCAACATTCTAGCATCTTTTTAGGTTTTGGTTCATAAAAACTTTCATCAGTTTTGCCTATAGTGGGTTACTTTCCATGCCATGCAAATTTATTTGCAAATTATTTCTTAAATTACACTTTTGGTTTCCACAGATTTTTCGCTTATCCTTTGTCAATACttgaaaaaatatatagatatacatatatataagccCTCAATAAGCATCTTCAAGTCCTTTTTGTGTGTGTTCTACCTCTCCTTTGTCCTCTATAagtaaaatgataaagaaaggaATATATAGTTATACTTCGTAGTTAAGAAAATCAATAGAAAAACTTGAAATGTGTGTTAAAATTCCAAACTACAAAATGCAGAACCAAAAGAATCCGTTACAGCAATCCATGACAGCCAGCATCCAAATAAagaaattttaggataaaatgAAGTTTCCAACATAAAAGAAAAGACCGTTAGGGCGGCAAACGTAAAAGGAATAACTAATGAATCAGGGGAGGATGaatgaaaccaaaaaaaaaaaaaaaaattttcctgaTGAAAAGGGAGGTAACAACCACCCAAAAAATAAGGGTTACTATTACCATCTTTACAAGAATCCCAAAACATAAAACCATAATGCAAAAAATTATGCACAATTCGATTGTTTTGGAGAAAGAATTAACCGCAGCTGAACGCGAAATTGTTCAAACAACTCGCAAATATGAAacaaacataaaaataaaaaaatcaaaagcatGAGACAAGAACTTCGAAACAATAAAACACAACATCAACAAATCACAATCAACGGAGATTTTATGGTGTCGTACAAAAGCCGACAGAAACATCCAATATGACAGAAAAAAAAACCGAAACATTGTCATGAAATCCAGTCACCCGAAatatgatattttcttttgtGACAATGCAACCAAAAATCAtaagaatatatttaaaataaggaagaaaaattcaaattttacacGAAACCAACAGAGGGTTCGCATTAAAATAACAGAATACATAGAAATATCCAAAGGAAAACAGAATTTCTTGTTTCAACGTCAAATAAACTATCGAGAGAGATGGTCGACATCCCAAGAACGAGAATGCACCACtctcataattaaaaaaaaaaaaacgatttttttggataattcacacacacaaaaaaaaatctccattCAAAAACAAGTGCGACCTTTCCTTTTGCAGCTACCTCAATTTTTTGGGGGAAGAAAGGAATTTTTAACGGAAAAATAATATCGGAAAAAAATGGTGTGTTCCATGACAAGAACAAGATAGCAATCGAAGGCAGTAAGGACGGAAGAGGGGAGCGAGCGAGcgaccgagagagagagagagagagagggacctTGAGGGTGCCATTACAAGCGCAAGGGGCTTCCATCTCGctctcctccccttcttcctgGCATATCCTGCACTCCGTCACCACCCCTTCTCCTTCCCTCTTCTTGGAGTTAGCCTTCTTCTTCTCGGAAGACCCCTCTTTTCCCACTCCAACATCTACCGCCGGAGCACCGTACCCGCCACCGCCACCATTCCCGGCCTCCAGGCACGCCGGTGCGATAATCCTATCGACACACACCATGATATCTCCCACCatgtctcttcctctccctctatcTCTCCCCCTCTGTTCTCGTGCTCTGTTTCGGACGGAGCAACAGAGGAAATCGCAGGGGAGGTGGAAGGGATGGGGGTTTGGAAGggagaaaaggagaaagaggGATGGAGGGGAATAGAAGAAGACCAGCCTGAAGCGACGAAACCACCGAAATGCCCCCACAGCAACTTGCTCTTAATCGGCCGTCCTGACAACACTGTCCACAATAACCTGTTTTTAGTTATGGAATTCCTAGTCatcatttaatttgattaaacaataTTTTGTTGAATTTTAATCAATTTAGTAATGTAAGATAGTTGTTGTACGATTATGGATAAAAGGATAATGGCGCAAAGCCTTCCTCAAAATGTTACTTTAAGAACCATCAGGATAAGATTGGAATTCTAATCAAGGAAACAAATTATTCCCTCTTTTTGAACGGAAGAAGTATGCATCCAGTGATAAAATGATAAACATATATTTATTCTGTATTATGTTAAGAATCTACGCCTGTCGTGATGTGTTGAGATAGAAGAGAAATTGAtcggaaaaaaatatattttttaaatttttattaatataacatgaAGGTTGCTTATTtaaatcaatctaaaatttaatatttaaatttttattttaaaataatgacttctttcttgatcatttttaaaataaattaaatctcaACTGAAAAATATAATCCGATTATAATAACTGAGCTTTTAAAATGGAAGTCTGAACTATTGTTATAATCAAAATCGAGATCCTCAATTTAATAGTTCTGaaatatgaaaattaaaatattaaaaatctagaccataatacaaaattatataatataaaattatcttaaaatttttcataagataaaatctttttttttttaaatctatcacttattagtaaaatatattaagataatttttagatttatcttgccaaaaaaaaaaaagaagactggTCCCTAAAATCTAGATTTAGGCTAGGAACCATATCTGCAACATAGAGCTCTAATTTAGT
The DNA window shown above is from Elaeis guineensis isolate ETL-2024a chromosome 8, EG11, whole genome shotgun sequence and carries:
- the LOC105034300 gene encoding uncharacterized protein isoform X2, whose amino-acid sequence is MVGDIMVCVDRIIAPACLEAGNGGGGGYGAPAVDVGVGKEGSSEKKKANSKKREGEGVVTECRICQEEGEESEMEAPCACNGTLKFAHRKCIQRWCNKKGDITCEICNQVYSPGYSLAQKGASSDAMAIDIRRSWGTQIDLHDSHFLAIAAAEQELLRAEYEDYAAANTSGIACCRSVALILMLLLLVRHVNMIARDIGLVQDVSAFFNASLQFAGLFLPCYVIAHSCYLIQRRRRRQVCF
- the LOC105034300 gene encoding uncharacterized protein isoform X1; this translates as MVGDIMVCVDRIIAPACLEAGNGGGGGYGAPAVDVGVGKEGSSEKKKANSKKREGEGVVTECRICQEEGEESEMEAPCACNGTLKFAHRKCIQRWCNKKGDITCEICNQVYSPGYSLAQKGASSDAMAIDIRRSWGTQIDLHDSHFLAIAAAEQELLRAEYEDYAAANTSGIACCRSVALILMLLLLVRHVNMIARDIGLVQDVSAFFNASLQFAGLFLPCYVIAHSCYLIQRRRRRQV